The following are encoded together in the Penicillium digitatum chromosome 3, complete sequence genome:
- a CDS encoding Lipase, putative gives MNLDYAHAHVPASGSTLLPRPVASLISLITQSTSLSLRLGTFVGGAALDGARATTLTSLELSRALVEGILTRAGRDVAIHSGDEHGRTEAESLLERSLATLHTTVTSASFFAAATFHLSSTTLSSVVNLSQALLSTLDAILGSTESSRAIAAIITLIRREFRFVEPGASAQNIGVGDLLIGSIGFALLQRWGKKNTERYLRQNGGDEIVWDVVILDNGARADVIGSHQLQFPNRNSEELVEPSSASFVMPGNGEEAIDVVRRSSMSDLYGHRLSIPLDGQQQVSDEEIRAYIMSQLPQGCHASIRSEVLTARTITVDIYDDDMAEIVAPPGTKMIEERFHHDYDYEDTDTADGQGRFPKHTVVFRTAFNKSQSTQLRPPKPTLSTGPFAKFAENVKPAILEKNEVKRPPGKKQAMASSGPLGIQSPRLPPVPTKETASGKETTEQEISSRPVLKKRPNEPLNYRPTTSVSNRGLRRSPFPNSSQRQSPQLETKHAPSHEIHVSRASGGGHFAAQEKNQESLLTQTDTFLSRRGAGMRSESLGAVQTHIRSSSSMSVRSEADGTLSANDNLPASSAMHRRSQSYTPSLYSLATAESETSLLLAHRPHKSAYEDLETIQALNRDGFVPGIFPERHFVHNIRRFSRFSSASYGSNALKVMGVPRDSRTQYRTRSDGHEHSAFSENAGLPPSTILLSSFVDPAGGSNAAGETETGFPLVHYLSIDHDSKAVVLTLRGTWGFEDILTDMTCDYDDLEWQGKSWKVHKGMHASSKRLLEGGGGRVMITLRAALETFQDYGIVLCGHSLGGGVAALLATMISEPNPSTTGTSFVTASHLPSTRPRLLTAHRNPSLNTPGPGLPTYTLPANRPIHVYAYGPPAVMSPSLRLATRGLITTIVNGSDIVPSLSLGILHDLHTASLSIKDDTTGAKAHIRQRVSDSLRQSIIHKFYVNQPPLVVNAGDGVGEDAWAWKTLKLLRDEMRAPKLMPPGEVFVIETMRVLQRDAFTALDLGVDGYPRLGRPATRVQIRFIRDVDAWFGELRFAGGMLSDHNPARYETSLAALVRGVLDE, from the exons ATGAATCTCGACTATGCGCACGCCCACGTTCCAGCCTCGGGATCGACATTGCTCCCGCGACCAGTCGCGTCATTGATATCATTGATTACCCAGTCAACCTCACTATCGTTGCGACTGGGCACATTCGTTGGCGGGGCGGCCCTGGATGGCGCGCGAGCCACGACTCTGACCAGCTTGGAACTAAGTCGGGCTTTGGTTGAGGGGATCTTGACAAGGGCAGGACGAGATGTTGCGATCCATAGTGGCGATGAACACGGTAGGACAGAAGCCGAGTCTCTGCTCGAGCGAAGT TTGGCGACGCTCCACACGACGGTGACCTCAGCATCTTTTTTCGCCGCCGCGACATTTCATCTCTCGTCGACCACTTTATCTTCGGTTGTAAACCTTTCACAGGCACTTTTGTCTACTTTGGATGCCATTCTCGGATCCACCGAGTCTTCGAGGGCCATTGCAGCCATTATCACGCTGATCCGACGTGAGTTCAGATTTGTTGAGCCCGGTGCAAGTGCCCAGAATATCGGTGTCGGAGACCTCCTCATTGGCTCCATAGGCTTCGCGCTATTGCAGCGTTGGGGAAAGAAGAATACTGAAAGATATCTGCGGCAGAATGGCGGGGATGAGATTGTTTGGGATGTCGTCATCCTAGACAACGGCGCAAGAGCAGACGTGATAGGATCCCATCAACTGCAATTCCCCAACCGCAATAGTGAAGAGTTGGTAGAGCCTAGCAGTGCTTCATTTGTGATGCCTGGAAATGGCGAGGAAGCCATTGATGTAGTCCGACGGTCGAGCATGTCTGATCTGTATGGGCATCGTCTCTCTATTCCGTTGGATGGTCAGCAGCAAGTTTCCGATGAGGAAATCCGCGCTTACATTATGAGCCAGCTTCCTCAGGGCTGTCACGCATCTATCAGATCGGAAGTCTTGACGGCACGAACGATCACAGTTGATATCTACGATGATGACATGGCAGAGATCGTCGCTCCCCCTGGCACCAAAATGATAGAGGAGAGATTCCACCATGACTATGACTATGAAGATACCGATACGGCCGATGGCCAGGGGCGGTTTCCCAAGCATACAGTGGTGTTCAGGACAGCCTTCAACAAATCCCAGAGCACTCAGCTGCGACCTCCCAAGCCTACACTTAGTACAGGCCCATTCGCGAAGTTTGCCGAAAATGTTAAGCCAGCTATTTTGGAAAAGAATGAAGTCAAGCGCCCACCGGGGAAAAAACAAGCCATGGCCTCATCCGGACCCTTGGGCATTCAGAGTCCTCGTCTACCTCCCGTGCCTACAAAAGAAACAGCGTCGGGGAAGGAAACAACTGAACAAGAAATCTCAAGCCGACCCGTTCTCAAGAAAAGACCGAACGAGCCTCTGAACTATCGGCCGACAACCTCTGTGTCGAATCGTGGTTTGCGAAGGTCGCCGTTCCCAAACTCCTCCCAGAGACAATCACCACAGTTGGAAACGAAACACGCCCCATCTCACGAGATACACGTCTCTAGAGCCTCGGGTGGGGGACATTTTGCGGCGCAAGAGAAGAACCAAGAGTCGCTCCTCACTCAAACCGACACATTCCTCTCACGCCGGGGTGCTGGAATGCGCTCTGAATCACTTGGCGCAGTTCAGACTCATATTCGCAGCAGCAGCTCCATGTCTGTAAGATCGGAAGCAGACGGGACTTTATCTGCGAATGATAACCTCCCCGCTTCTTCAGCGATGCATCGCAGATCCCAATCATACACTCCTAGCCTGTATTCACTAGCAACTGCAGAGTCTGAGACGTCGCTGCTGCTTGCGCACAGGCCTCACAAAAGTGCGTATGAGGACTTGGAAACCATACAGGCGCTCAATCGTGATGGCTTTGTTCCCGGCATCTTTCCAGAGAGACACTTTGTACACAACATTCGCCGGTTCTCTCGTTTCTCCTCTGCCTCATATGGCTCGAATGCACTCAAAGTCATGGGCGTTCCTAGAGATTCCAGAACCCAATATAGGACCAGGTCAGACGGCCACGAGCACAGTGCGTTCTCAGAGAACGCAGGTCTGCCACCCTCTACAATCCTCCTGTCTTCATTCGTCGATCCAGCTGGGGGCTCGAACGCAGCTGGTGAGACCGAGACGGGGTTCCCGCTGGTCCACTATCTTTCTATTGACCATGACTCCAAAGCGGTGGTTCTGACTTTGCGAGGAACATGGGGCTTCGAAGACATCCTCACAGACATGACCTGCGACTACGATGACCTCGAATGGCAAGGGAAAAGCTGGAAGGTTCACAAAGGCATGCACGCCTCATCCAAACGGCTCCTAGAGGGCGGTGGTGGCCGAGTTATGATCACCCTGCGTGCGGCACTAGAAACGTTCCAAGACTACGGCATAGTCCTATGCGGGCACTCGCTCGGCGGAGGCGTCGCAGCCCTTCTCGCAACCATGATCTCAGAACCCAACCCCTCCACAACAGGCACATCCTTTGTAACAGCCTCACACCTACCATCCACCCGTCCTCGCCTCTTAACCGCACACAGAAACCCTAGTCTCAACACCCCGGGTCCCGGCCTACCAACCTACACCCTCCCAGCGAACCGGCCAATTCATGTCTACGCCTACGGCCCCCCAGCCGTGATGTCCCCCTCCCTCCGCCTCGCTACTCGAGGCCTAATAACAACAATCGTGAATGGCTCAGACATTGTCCCCAGCCTGTCGCTAGGGATTCTGCACGACTTGCACACAGCATCGCTCTCCATCAAGGACGACACCACAGGCGCCAAAGCGCACATCCGCCAGCGAGTCAGCGATTCCCTCCGCCAAAGCATCATCCACAAATTCTACGTGAACCAGCCTCCACTTGTAGTCAACGCGGGCGACGGTGTTGGCGAAGACGCCTGGGCCTGGAAGACGTTGAAACTGCTGCGGGATGAGATGCGTGCACCAAAGCTCATGCCGCCTGGTGAGGTTTTTGTCATTGAGACGATGCGGGTTCTGCAGCGGGATGCGTTTACGGCGCTGGACCTCGGGGTCGATGGGTATCCGCGTCTTGGGAGGCCTGCCACTCGCGTGCAGATTCGGTTTATTCGGGACGTTGATGCTTGGTTTGGCGAGTTGCGCTTTGCTGGTGGCATGTTGAGTGATCATAATCCTGCGCGGTATGAGACTAGTCTTGCTGCGTTGGTGAGGGGGGTTTTGGATGAGTAG
- a CDS encoding Vegetative incompatibility protein HET-E-1: MADPVTPSLGKLVASKTLDGHTGFIWDVALSGNGQILASVSNDMMIRLWNANTGLQRSAAKDNGHSNWVRAVRFSPAGRFLATASDDMSIRISDVNTGFTYRMLQGHTGRVRAVEFSPDGRTLASASDDFTVRLWNASSGLLLKTLNGHSGWVRAVAFSPDGKTLASTSDDNTIRLWDTVTGKQIHQLNGHKSSIRAVCFSPNGKLLASGSQDKDLRIWDTTSGATLNVLRGHSGPVRVIAFCADGKLVASAADDLTIRVWAVSLGFACVRVLTGYSGWVRAITLSRDEKMAVYTSDDMTIKIWHSA, translated from the coding sequence ATGGCGGACCCAGTCACTCCTTCCTTGGGGAAACTAGTCGCTTCAAAAACTCTTGATGGCCATACTGGCTTCATTTGGGATGTGGCCCTTTCCGGCAATGGTCAAATCCTTGCCTCGGTCTCCAATGACATGATGATCCGTCTATGGAACGCCAATACCGGCCTCCAGCGTAGCGCCGCAAAAGACAACGGCCACTCCAATTGGGTGCGCGCTGTGAGATTTTCCCCCGCTGGCCGATTCTTGGCCACTGCTTCCGATGATATGAGCATTCGCATCAGCGACGTCAACACCGGGTTTACCTACCGCATGCTGCAGGGCCACACTGGCAGAGTGCGAGCGGTGGAATTTTCCCCCGATGGAAGAACCCTCGCTTCGGCCTCAGATGATTTCACTGTACGACTGTGGAATGCGAGCTCTGGCTTGCTACTTAAAACTCTCAATGGGCACTCGGGTTGGGTGCGCGCGGTGGCCTTTTCGCCTGACGGAAAGACTCTCGCTTCAACCTCGGACGACAACACAATTCGCCTTTGGGATACAGTCACCGGCAAACAAATCCATCAACTGAATGGCCATAAATCTTCAATCAGGGCGGTCTGCTTCTCTCCTAATGGGAAGCTGTTGGCGTCGGGGTCACAGGACAAGGACCTGCGCATTTGGGATACGACTTCCGGCGCCACTCTCAATGTCCTCCGGGGACACTCTGGACCTGTGCGTGTGATCGCATTTTGTGCTGATGGGAAATTGGTGGCATCGGCAGCCGACGACTTGACCATCCGCGTATGGGCTGTGTCCTTGGGGTTTGCCTGCGTCCGAGTCTTGACAGGCTATTCAGGGTGGGTTCGGGCCATTACTTTGTCGCGCGATGAAAAAATGGCGGTCTACACGTCTGATGACATGACTATCAAGATCTGGCACTCGGCGTAA
- a CDS encoding succinyl-CoA synthetase beta subunit, translated as MKTFKTAITCPISHPLRSTCYLQAQKRPQTEELILERCILNPERAETCQSGTDDEVGRHKSPYDPSKTAPEKEHLALEEEYRLEGDTIHDPLFFSPANRDVSQLLNPMAGVVHGLQHLRSVKGWTRKRKEPLLRTAPYEMRKYENVFFEPRKPHQKKV; from the exons ATGAAGACCTTCAAAACAGCCATCACCTGCCCCATTTCACATCCCCTCCGCAGCACTTGTTATCTCCAAGCACAGAAGAGACCTCAAACAGAGGAGCTCATCCTGGAAAGATGTATCCTTAACCCCGAACGAGCAGAAACCTGCCAGTCAGGCACAGATGACGAAGTCGGACGACACAAGTCTCCTTATGACCCGTCTAAAACAGCACCCGAGAAGGAGCACCTCGCGCTGGAGGAAGAGTACAGACTAGAAGGGGATACTATTCATGACCCGCTTTTTTTTAGTCCTGCAAATAGGGATGTCAGTCAGCTTTTGAATCCTATGGCGGGCGTCGTTCATGGGTTGCAACACCTGAGGAGTGTCAAGGGCTGGACCAGAAAGCGGAAGGAGCCACTTCTAAGGACGGCGCCGTACGAGATGAGGAAATATGAGAATGTATTTTTCGAGCCAAGGAAGCCTCATCAAAAG AAGGTTTGA
- a CDS encoding Zinc finger, C2H2 — MDLANLLSHSTAVKPVYTSFESSYYQRSPPLSPPAEERKVSLPSISSLFEGADGAQHAAKRHRPSPSLGERHVRVQSYELPPTPPMRPGSGHAHRRASPVELSHKEAHHHLHRSSISSNGSIHIPRNTAPYASPAPSVSSYTSPIDAPQQQMFYPRPPTTSSFQPSTPASVPHMPTVQVQTQQQQQHSHSHSHSSPALISPVIPAWQHHHYFPPSTSAPYQQNHDRYICRTCHKAFSRPSSLRIHSHSHTGEKPFRCTHAGCGKAFSVRSNMKRHERGCHSGRPGPAPAATATATALVA, encoded by the exons ATGGATCTCGCCAACCTCCTCTCTCACAGCACGGCTGTCAAGCCGGTATATACTTCTTTCGAGTCCAGCTATTATCAGCGCTCGCCCCCTCTGTCGCCACCGGCAGAAGAGCGTAAGGTCTCATTGCCTTCAATCTCATCTCTCTTTGAGGGTGCCGATGGTGCTCAGCACGCAGCTA AGCGCCATCGTCCCTCGCCATCTCTTGGTGAACGCCACGTCCGAGTCCAGTCCTATGAGCTGCCCCCAACACCACCTATGCGCCCCGGCTCCGGCCACGCCCACCGGCGCGCATCTCCCGTGGAGCTCTCTCACAAGGAAGCGCACCACCACCTTCACCGTTCCTCAATTTCCAGCAACGGCTCAATCCACATCCCCCGCAACACAGCACCCTACGCCTCGCCCGCGCCAAGCGTGTCATCCTATACTTCTCCAATAGACGCTCCTCAACAGCAAATGTTCTACCCACGCCCACCAACCACATCTTCCTTCCAGCCTTCGACACCAGCATCAGTTCCCCATATGCCCACTGTCCAGGTCCAGacgcagcagcagcagcagcactCGCACTCGCACTCGCACTCGTCTCCAGCTCTCATCTCCCCCGTCATCCCGGCCTGGCAACATCACCACTACTTCCCGCCTTCCACCTCAGCCCCGTACCAGCAGAACCACGACCGCTATATCTGTCGTACCTGCCACAAGGCTTTCTCGCGCCCTTCTTCCCTGCGCATCCACTCCCACTCGCACACTGGCGAGAAGCCCTTCCGCTGTACACATGCCGGCTGCGGCAAGGCTTTCTCCGTGCGCAGCAATATGAAGCGTCATGAACGTGGCTGCCACTCTGGTCGCCCCGGCCCCGCCCCTGCTGCTACTGCTACTGCTACTGCACTTGTTGCATAG
- a CDS encoding Glutathione S-transferase, N-terminal yields MCDMVSQPMENSAAFKFLRYSLSNAMANTGTPAYSIPTIASPDGIYTMDSRNIVDHIERQAPLPSLHSDSVYLEKVERIWSQYMKAIKPIFIPLVPERILNTESLDYWYTSRAAMVGMSLGQLEREKGGVRAWNEAEPALREGTAFLKENEGPLFIGKTVSYVDLVWVSILLFNEKLGLDVFQEAMERTGDSQVHLKLMKAVQPWYG; encoded by the exons ATGTGTGACATGGTCTCCCAACCCATGGAAAA CTCGGCTGCTTTTAAATTTCTAAGGTATTCATTATCGAACGCAATGG CTAATACTGGAACCCCCGCCTACTCTATCCCTACCATTGCTAGCCCCGATGGAATATATACTATGGATTCGCGCAATATCGTGGACCACATAGAGCGTCAAGCTCCGCTTCCGTCGCTTCACTCAGACTCGGTCTACCTTGAGAAAGTTGAGCGCATATGGTCTCAGTATATGAAAGCCATTAAGCCGATATTCATTCCTCTGGTTCCTGAGCGGATCCTCAATACGGAAAGCCTTGACTATTGGTACACAAGTCGTGCAGCGATGGTTGGAATGTCACTTGGTCaattggagagagagaagggcGGCGTTCGAGCGTGGAACGAGGCGGAGCCCGCACTTCGCGAAGGGACAGCTTTCTTGAAGGAGAATGAAGGGCCTCTCTTCATAGGAAAGACTGTCAGCTATGTTGACCTTGTTTGGGTTAGtattcttctcttcaacgAAAAATTAGGATTAGATGTCTTTCAGGAGGCAATGGAAAGAACTGGAGATTCTCAGGTGCACCTGAAACTGATGAAGGCTGTTCAGCCTTGGTATGGGTGA
- a CDS encoding MFS transporter, putative: MGHAGPDPGSPNGQDVPDEIILWPTLDEEKIEKSLIRKIDLHILPIVVLLYLFSFLDRVNIGNARLYGLEEDLGLVGNQYQVSVSILFVTYCIFEVPSNLVLKKLRPSRYIATISVMWGVIATLTGITQSYGGLIACRILLGVVEAGLFPGFITYLTLFYSKREIALRTSYLFSSAAIAGAFGGLLAYGIGFMDGICGLRGWRWIMIIEGIPTVLLGVVTWFVLADDADTAYYLNKEERALVALRRSRYIGQTKSAQKFHWADVKEGVLDWKIWAFSLGQFGVDTMLYGFSTFLPTIIKGMGKWTTAEVQALTVPCYGLGAIAYLSVAWLSDRTQHRAFFVCLFCAVSVVGYGILISDSSSGVHYFGAMMVALGLYVAVGLPLAWLPTNLPRYAKRTYATGLQLTFGNVSGVMSPFLYPNSEGPRFVRGNAVTLGMVAFAGVMYGFMWVSYRVINKRRARGLEDEKISSLSEQDIQEMGDRNPRFIYSI; encoded by the exons ATGGGCCATGCTGGGCCTGACCCCGGTTCACCTAATGGCCAAGATGTGCCTGATGAAATCATCCTTTGGCCAACTCTCGATGAGGAAAAGatcgagaagtctctgatcAGGAAGATTGACCTGCACATCCTTCCTATCGTGGTGTTACTGTATCTCTTCAGTTTCCTAGATCGAG TCAACATTGGAAACGCAAGATTGTACGGCCTGGAAGAGGACTTGGGACTCGTTGGCAACCAGTACCAAGTCTCCGTGTCCATCCTCTTTGTGACCTACTGT ATCTTCGAGGTCCCTTCAAATCTGGTGCTCAAGAAACTAAGGCCCTCTCGTTATATTGCCACAATCTCCGTGATGTGGGGTGTCATTGCAACCCTCACAGGGATCACTCAGAGCTATGGCGGCTTGATTGCCTGTCGGATCCTACTTGGAGTCGTAGAAGCAGGTCTTTTCCCGGGCTTTATAACCTACCTCACTCTTTTCTATAGTAAACGCGAGATTGCCTTGCGAACAAGCTACCTGTTTAGCAGTGCAGCCATTGCGGGAGCCTTTGGCGGGTTACTGGCTTACGGGATTGGGTTTATGGACGGAATCTGTGGACTGCGAGGCTGGCGCTGGATCATGATCATCGAGGGAATTCCAACCGTTCTACTTGGCGTGGTAACCTGGTTTGTCTTGGCAGATGACGCGGACACAGCTTATTATCTCAACAAAGAGGAGCGGGCGCTTGTTGCCCTTCGCCGAAGTCGTTATATCGGCCAGACAAAGTCTGCACAAAAGTTCCACTGGGCGGATGTGAAAGAGGGTGTTTTGGACTGGAAGATCTGGGCATTCTCCCTTGGCCAGTTTGGTGTTGATACCATGCTCTATGGATTTAGTACCTTCCTTCCGACTATCATCAAAGGCATGGGCAAATGGACCACTGCCGAGGTCCAGGCATTGACAGTCCCTTGCTATGGGCTGGGTGCCATTGCCTATTTGAGCGTTGCCTGGTTGAGCGATCGCACCCAACATCGTGCATTTTTCGTGTGTCTCTTCTGCGCTGTCTCAGTCGTTGGCTACGGCATCTTGATTTCAGACTCGTCCTCAGGTGTGCATTACTTTGGTGCCATGATGGTCGCCCTGGGGCTTTATGTCGCTGTTGGTTTACCTCTCGCTTGGCTGCCTACAAACCTGCCACGATACGCAAAACGCACTTATGCAACCGGCTTGCAACTTACCTTTGGAAACGTCAGCGGAGTCATGTCCCCTTTCTTGTATCCAAATTCCGAAGGCCCACGCTTTGTCCGTGGTAACGCTGTCACTTTAGGTATGGTTGCATTTGCGGGTGTCATGTATGGTTTCATGTGGGTCTCCTATCGTGTTATCAACAAACGCAGGGCCCGGGGTCTGGAGGACGAGAAAATATCATCATTATCGGAGCAGGATATCCAGGAAATGGGTGATCGAAACCCCAGGTTCATTTACAGCATTTGA